A genomic stretch from Komagataeibacter xylinus includes:
- the qatB gene encoding Qat anti-phage system associated protein QatB translates to MGTSSTFDGPNNDRPLVPTFVDDSDRDGGAGDDAGDGQDGADGNSGDGEPAPAAPPLPPPGAAGRFTAPRANFTTFARSGGTDRRSLGRAVSGYVRSSMGSPRRAAQRMGTARASGGNVVRMLQSVQANGIAETLRELNLTALAGRPIEEVFAGLADYVCPEDGSIDQGIARNAFIETIADLAEAGITDIDGLTSEQMTTVFELYVAHTIEARICNDIGTKAVALPANPAAAQKVEDMLHDFIQRGVTDAVARSGSNIQTLSPDQINGFVTSVYEDAFQILQAMGDAEAAR, encoded by the coding sequence ATGGGCACGTCCTCGACCTTCGACGGCCCCAATAACGATCGCCCGCTGGTGCCCACCTTCGTCGACGACAGCGACCGGGACGGTGGGGCCGGTGATGACGCAGGCGATGGGCAGGATGGTGCCGATGGCAACAGCGGTGATGGCGAACCTGCGCCCGCCGCGCCGCCACTCCCGCCACCGGGTGCAGCAGGTCGCTTCACGGCCCCGCGCGCCAATTTCACGACGTTTGCGCGTTCTGGCGGCACCGATCGGCGCAGTCTGGGCCGGGCGGTATCAGGTTATGTGCGCTCGTCCATGGGGAGCCCGCGCCGCGCAGCGCAGCGGATGGGCACCGCTCGCGCGTCCGGCGGCAACGTGGTCCGGATGCTGCAATCGGTGCAGGCCAACGGGATCGCAGAGACCTTGCGGGAGCTTAATCTCACCGCGCTCGCCGGACGTCCTATCGAGGAAGTGTTCGCGGGGCTGGCGGACTATGTCTGTCCGGAAGATGGGTCGATAGATCAAGGCATCGCGCGCAACGCTTTCATAGAGACGATCGCCGACCTAGCCGAAGCCGGCATCACTGACATCGATGGTTTGACCTCCGAGCAGATGACAACGGTCTTTGAGCTTTATGTGGCGCACACGATCGAAGCCCGCATCTGCAATGACATCGGGACCAAGGCGGTGGCCTTGCCCGCGAACCCGGCGGCAGCCCAGAAGGTCGAGGATATGCTGCACGATTTCATCCAGCGCGGCGTAACCGACGCAGTGGCGCGTTCCGGTAGTAACATCCAGACGCTTTCACCCGACCAGATCAACGGTTTCGTGACATCGGTCTACGAGGATGCCTTCCAGATCCTCCAAGCGATGGGCGATGCGGAGGCGGCACGATGA
- the qatA gene encoding Qat anti-phage system ATPase QatA — translation MLLADNETTFDLLNNDAIAKTIVGLITEDPERAVTVGVHGDWGAGKSSVLEMIEASFADHDETLCIKFNAWRFQGLEDAKIALIEGVVTQLIEKRSLTTKAADAVKDVVKRIDWLKVARMGGGLAFTAMSGLPSPDHVGAVVGMVKGFFADPAKYADKEQINKVIEGAEGLLKEKESRRVPQEVEEFRKAFDELLNRAGLKQLVVLIDDLDRCLPEPAIETLEAMRLFVMMDRTAFVIAADEAMIEYSVRKHFPDLPDTTGPRDYARNYLEKLIQIPFRIPALGGVETHIYVTLLLVGARLGDEDAQFKALVAVAREALKRPWDPTGFDGAAVQAALGARAKDVADDLVLTEQIVPLLASGTSGNPRQIKRFLNSLLLRERTADARGFGAAVKLPVLAKLMLAERFIPTLFDEIGLASANDPDGRCKDLAVLEEGSKPETARAPAPLVAGGEGKKVVPPKAVAAPEPATVENPVLTQWQASDVIKAWAKLQPPLSNVDLRPYLFVTKDRKDYLAAASALGPLAAVVERLMGRRMAVSGMDAELRALAKPEASLVFDYVRRRILGAGDFSRPPAGIDGATILVRTQPHLQSALLDMLGTLPASSGPWIVAGWSEVITEDAERRRFQTLLERWSKATDNPALAASATAALRTRAKG, via the coding sequence ATGCTGCTTGCGGACAACGAGACCACTTTCGATCTGCTGAACAACGATGCGATCGCCAAGACTATTGTCGGCCTCATTACCGAAGATCCCGAGCGCGCCGTCACCGTTGGTGTCCACGGTGACTGGGGAGCGGGCAAATCAAGCGTGCTGGAGATGATCGAAGCGTCGTTCGCCGATCATGATGAGACGCTGTGCATTAAGTTCAACGCATGGCGGTTCCAGGGATTAGAGGATGCGAAGATCGCGCTGATTGAAGGCGTGGTCACGCAGCTGATCGAGAAGAGGTCGCTGACGACGAAGGCAGCCGATGCCGTCAAGGATGTCGTCAAGCGCATTGACTGGCTCAAGGTAGCGCGGATGGGCGGTGGGCTCGCGTTCACCGCGATGTCGGGTTTGCCCAGTCCCGATCATGTCGGCGCGGTCGTCGGCATGGTGAAAGGCTTCTTCGCGGACCCGGCCAAGTATGCCGACAAGGAGCAGATAAACAAGGTCATAGAAGGTGCCGAAGGGTTATTGAAGGAGAAGGAAAGTCGGCGGGTCCCGCAGGAAGTCGAGGAATTCCGTAAGGCATTCGATGAACTGCTAAATCGCGCTGGACTGAAGCAGTTGGTCGTCCTGATCGACGATCTCGACCGCTGCCTGCCCGAGCCGGCGATCGAGACGCTTGAAGCGATGCGCTTGTTCGTGATGATGGACCGCACCGCCTTCGTCATCGCGGCGGACGAGGCGATGATCGAATATTCGGTGCGTAAGCACTTCCCCGACTTACCGGATACCACCGGTCCGCGTGATTATGCGCGCAATTATCTCGAGAAGCTCATCCAGATCCCGTTTCGCATCCCGGCGCTCGGCGGGGTTGAGACGCATATCTATGTGACCTTGCTCCTCGTGGGCGCACGGCTCGGTGACGAAGACGCGCAATTCAAGGCGTTGGTGGCGGTGGCGCGCGAGGCGCTGAAGCGCCCATGGGATCCGACGGGGTTCGATGGTGCCGCGGTCCAAGCTGCGCTCGGTGCGCGCGCGAAGGATGTTGCGGACGATCTCGTGCTGACCGAACAGATCGTGCCGCTGCTGGCTAGTGGGACGTCCGGCAATCCGCGGCAGATCAAGCGATTCCTCAACAGCTTGCTGCTCCGCGAGCGGACGGCGGACGCGCGAGGCTTCGGGGCTGCGGTCAAATTGCCGGTGCTGGCCAAGCTCATGCTAGCGGAACGGTTCATCCCCACGTTGTTCGACGAGATCGGCCTCGCGTCGGCGAACGATCCCGATGGTCGTTGCAAAGACCTCGCTGTCCTCGAGGAAGGTTCCAAACCCGAAACGGCTCGGGCCCCTGCACCACTTGTGGCAGGCGGGGAAGGGAAGAAAGTCGTGCCCCCCAAGGCTGTCGCCGCCCCCGAGCCTGCGACGGTCGAAAATCCGGTCCTGACACAATGGCAGGCGTCGGACGTCATCAAGGCGTGGGCGAAGCTTCAGCCGCCCTTGAGCAATGTTGATTTGCGTCCGTATCTGTTCGTCACCAAGGACCGGAAGGACTATCTCGCAGCAGCCTCCGCCCTCGGCCCGCTGGCGGCGGTCGTCGAACGGCTGATGGGCCGTCGCATGGCCGTCTCGGGAATGGATGCGGAACTGCGGGCGCTCGCAAAGCCCGAAGCCTCGCTCGTCTTCGATTATGTGCGTCGGCGAATCCTAGGTGCGGGTGATTTCTCGCGGCCACCCGCCGGCATCGACGGCGCGACGATCCTCGTGCGTACGCAACCGCACCTTCAGTCGGCTCTCTTGGACATGCTCGGAACGCTGCCCGCCTCAAGCGGTCCCTGGATCGTCGCGGGTTGGTCGGAGGTGATCACCGAAGACGCCGAAAGACGGCGCTTCCAGACTCTGCTGGAGCGATGGAGCAAGGCTACCGACAATCCGGCGCTGGCCGCGAGCGCGACCGCCGCTCTGCGGACGAGGGCGAAGGGCTGA
- a CDS encoding DUF1852 domain-containing protein — MIQDSTFSIHRLRFDETYHPSDRTRLTTNFANLARGESRQENLRNVIRMIDNRFNELAHWDNPTRDRYSIELEIVSVEMDLAFAGKNDSFPLIEVLYTTIVDKKENRRIEGLAGNSFSSYVRDYDFSVLLPKYNKDKTEFSVPHNYGDLHGNLFKSVINSAAYKKNFKKRPLICLSVSTNRTYHRTENQHPILGVEYQQREFSLTDEYFAKMGMKVRYFMPSNSAAPLAFYFFGDLLSDYSTLELISTISTMESFQKVYRPEIYNANASAADCYKPSLKHQDYSNTLIIYDREERTQLATAQGKYTEENFSEPYYDVLEQWSASYAA; from the coding sequence ATGATTCAGGATTCAACATTCAGTATTCATCGACTTCGCTTCGATGAGACCTATCATCCATCTGACCGGACGCGTCTCACGACCAATTTTGCCAATCTGGCGAGAGGGGAAAGCCGTCAGGAAAATCTACGTAATGTCATCAGAATGATTGACAATCGTTTCAATGAACTGGCGCATTGGGATAACCCCACGAGAGACCGTTATTCCATTGAACTGGAAATTGTCTCTGTAGAGATGGATCTCGCTTTTGCTGGAAAAAATGACAGTTTTCCTCTGATTGAAGTATTGTACACAACGATTGTCGATAAAAAGGAAAATAGGCGTATAGAAGGTCTCGCAGGGAACAGCTTTTCCTCATATGTGAGAGATTATGATTTCAGCGTGCTGCTGCCGAAATATAATAAAGACAAGACAGAATTCAGCGTTCCTCACAATTACGGAGATCTGCATGGCAATCTCTTTAAAAGTGTTATAAATTCCGCCGCATATAAAAAGAACTTCAAAAAACGTCCTTTGATATGCCTCAGTGTTTCTACCAACCGGACCTATCATCGGACAGAAAATCAGCACCCTATTCTGGGTGTTGAATACCAGCAGCGTGAATTCTCACTCACGGACGAATATTTTGCAAAAATGGGGATGAAGGTTCGCTATTTCATGCCCTCCAACAGTGCAGCTCCGCTGGCGTTCTATTTTTTCGGTGATCTGCTGTCTGATTACTCCACGCTTGAACTTATCAGCACCATCAGCACGATGGAGTCCTTTCAGAAGGTTTACCGCCCTGAAATCTACAACGCCAATGCCTCGGCAGCCGATTGTTACAAGCCCAGTCTGAAGCACCAGGATTATTCAAATACCCTCATTATCTATGACCGGGAGGAACGCACTCAGCTGGCAACGGCACAGGGGAAGTATACGGAAGAGAATTTCAGCGAACCTTACTACGATGTTCTTGAGCAGTGGTCTGCCAGCTACGCCGCCTGA
- a CDS encoding methionine synthase — protein MKTLLPTSTAGSLPKPSWLAKPETLWSPWKLHGEELIEGKQDALRLTLDDQDRAGIDIVSDGEQTRQHFVTTFIEHLSGVDFENRQTVKIRNRYDASVPSVVGAVAREKPVFVEDAKFLRALTKKPIKWALPGPMTMIDTLYDGHYKSREKLAWEFARILNQEARELEAAGVDIIQFDEPAFNVFFDEVNDWGIATLEKAIEGLKCETAVHICYGYGIKANIDWKNALGEEWRQYEEIFPKIQKSNIDLVSLECQNSRVPMDLIELIRGKKVMVGAIDVATKTIETPEKVADILRKALQFVDADKLYPCTNCGMAPLPRDVARGKLNALGAGAEIVRKELST, from the coding sequence ATGAAAACGCTACTCCCGACCTCCACAGCCGGCAGCCTGCCCAAGCCGTCCTGGCTCGCCAAACCGGAGACCCTCTGGTCTCCCTGGAAATTGCACGGCGAGGAACTGATCGAAGGTAAACAGGATGCGTTGCGCCTGACGTTGGACGATCAGGACCGGGCCGGTATTGATATCGTCAGCGATGGCGAACAGACGCGTCAGCATTTCGTCACAACATTTATCGAGCATCTCAGCGGCGTCGACTTTGAGAACCGTCAGACGGTTAAAATTCGCAACCGTTACGATGCCAGTGTGCCATCAGTTGTCGGTGCTGTGGCACGCGAGAAGCCTGTCTTTGTCGAGGATGCGAAGTTTTTACGCGCACTGACGAAGAAACCGATCAAATGGGCTCTCCCCGGCCCGATGACCATGATCGACACGCTCTATGACGGCCACTACAAAAGCCGCGAAAAGCTGGCGTGGGAATTTGCCAGGATCCTCAATCAGGAAGCGAGAGAGCTGGAAGCGGCTGGCGTCGATATCATCCAGTTTGATGAGCCTGCCTTCAATGTGTTCTTCGATGAGGTGAATGACTGGGGCATCGCCACATTGGAAAAGGCCATTGAAGGCCTTAAATGCGAAACCGCCGTCCATATCTGCTATGGCTATGGTATCAAAGCCAATATCGACTGGAAAAACGCGCTGGGGGAAGAGTGGCGTCAGTATGAGGAAATCTTTCCCAAGATTCAAAAATCCAATATCGATCTTGTCTCTCTGGAATGTCAGAATTCCCGTGTTCCGATGGATCTGATCGAACTCATTCGCGGGAAAAAAGTGATGGTCGGCGCCATTGACGTTGCCACAAAAACCATTGAGACACCCGAAAAAGTCGCTGATATCTTGCGAAAAGCGCTTCAGTTTGTCGATGCCGACAAGCTTTATCCCTGCACGAACTGCGGCATGGCGCCTTTGCCGCGTGACGTGGCACGAGGCAAGCTCAATGCTCTGGGGGCAGGTGCGGAAATCGTTCGTAAAGAACTCTCGACCTGA
- a CDS encoding epoxyqueuosine reductase QueH — protein MEAMTASGIDYTIFFYNPNIHPEREYLLRKDENIRFAEKHDVPFIDADYDKDNWFARAKGMEWEPERGVRCTMCFDMRFERTALYAHEHDFPVMTSSLGISRWKNMAQINECGQRAVSPYDGLSYWDFNWRKGGGSARMIEISKQERFYQQEYCGCAYSLRDTNAHRRSQGRPAIELGKLYYGTNDDAS, from the coding sequence ATGGAGGCGATGACGGCATCGGGCATCGACTACACGATCTTCTTCTACAACCCGAACATCCACCCCGAGCGGGAGTATCTCCTCCGCAAGGACGAAAACATCCGGTTTGCCGAAAAACATGATGTTCCTTTTATCGACGCTGATTACGACAAGGATAACTGGTTCGCCCGGGCGAAAGGCATGGAATGGGAGCCGGAACGTGGCGTACGATGCACCATGTGCTTCGACATGCGCTTCGAGCGGACCGCACTCTACGCCCATGAGCATGATTTCCCGGTCATGACGAGTTCGCTCGGTATTTCACGATGGAAGAACATGGCGCAGATCAACGAGTGCGGGCAACGCGCCGTATCTCCCTATGACGGGCTGTCCTACTGGGATTTCAACTGGCGCAAAGGGGGAGGCTCCGCCCGGATGATCGAGATCAGCAAGCAGGAGCGCTTCTACCAGCAGGAATATTGCGGTTGCGCCTATTCGCTGCGGGATACCAACGCCCATCGTCGCAGCCAGGGCCGCCCGGCGATCGAACTTGGCAAGCTGTATTATGGAACGAACGATGACGCCTCATAA
- the metF gene encoding methylenetetrahydrofolate reductase [NAD(P)H] yields the protein MTDRLNGLVSEERIGNLLSCSCDMPPPALSFEFVPPRTEPMEQRLWQCIRRLAPLSPCFASVTYGAGGSTQASTYATVLRLRRETDLVPAAHLTCVGATREEVDAIARSYWEAGIRHIVALRGDPPAGTADYTPHPGGYAYARDLVAGLRRIADFDISVAAYPETHPAALSPEADLDNLKSKLDAGATRAITQYFFDASTCLRFLDRCQSAGINAPIIPGIMPVSNYEQVARFSALCGVAVPAWLRRLFEDTDENPELRRIVASIVAVEQIRTLQANGINEFHISTLNRADPTYAIAHILGLQEIGRSILDHVADYPEQEETSDEREAETNSDTAGRTEEGASPFMLRTMFG from the coding sequence ATGACAGACAGATTGAACGGATTGGTCTCGGAGGAACGGATCGGCAACCTGCTGTCGTGCAGCTGCGACATGCCGCCACCTGCGCTTTCCTTTGAATTCGTCCCGCCAAGAACAGAACCTATGGAGCAGCGGTTATGGCAATGCATCCGGCGCCTTGCACCGCTCTCGCCGTGCTTCGCGTCCGTGACCTATGGTGCGGGCGGAAGCACTCAGGCCAGCACTTATGCGACGGTGTTGCGCCTCAGACGTGAGACTGACCTCGTACCGGCTGCCCATCTGACATGTGTCGGTGCGACACGGGAAGAAGTCGACGCTATCGCCCGCAGCTATTGGGAAGCAGGGATCAGGCACATCGTGGCACTGCGCGGCGATCCACCAGCGGGAACAGCGGACTACACTCCGCATCCGGGTGGTTATGCCTATGCCCGCGATCTCGTCGCGGGGTTACGTCGTATCGCCGATTTTGACATCTCCGTCGCTGCCTACCCGGAAACGCATCCGGCAGCCCTTAGCCCTGAAGCCGATCTCGACAATCTCAAAAGTAAGCTTGATGCGGGGGCCACACGCGCCATCACGCAATATTTCTTTGACGCTTCGACCTGCCTGCGCTTCCTTGACCGGTGTCAGTCCGCTGGTATCAACGCGCCCATCATTCCGGGCATCATGCCGGTCTCGAATTACGAGCAGGTGGCACGCTTCTCGGCGCTTTGTGGGGTCGCGGTGCCAGCCTGGCTCAGGCGTCTGTTTGAAGACACCGACGAAAACCCGGAACTCCGGCGCATCGTCGCCAGTATTGTGGCGGTGGAGCAGATCCGAACCTTGCAGGCCAACGGTATCAACGAATTTCATATCTCCACGTTGAATCGTGCGGACCCGACTTATGCAATCGCCCATATCCTCGGACTGCAGGAGATCGGCCGTTCCATATTGGATCATGTGGCAGACTATCCGGAACAGGAAGAGACAAGTGATGAACGAGAAGCCGAGACAAATTCTGACACCGCCGGGCGGACAGAGGAAGGTGCTTCTCCATTCATGCTGCGCACCATGTTCGGGTGA
- a CDS encoding LysR family transcriptional regulator gives MSVLERSHLTIIREVAREGSLTAAGMRLNLTQPALSHAIRKIEQQLGVKIWRREGRSLVLNQAGEWLLSLANRLLPQFELAESRLEQFANGGRGTLRIGMECHPCYQWLLKVVSPYLERWPKVDVDVRQKFQFGGIGALFSNEIDIVVTPDPLYKPGLKFTPVFDYELVLAVGPGHPLRNEKFVLPEQLAGETLITYPVPSERLDIYTQFLQPAGIGPRHQKQIETTDIMLVMVAHGRGVAALPRWLVEEYASRFDLYPVKLGKKGIAKQIFLGCRETDEEIRYLQDFIEFAASPDSDT, from the coding sequence ATGAGTGTTCTGGAGCGCAGTCATCTGACAATTATTCGGGAAGTCGCGCGAGAAGGCTCATTGACGGCCGCAGGAATGCGTCTGAACCTGACCCAGCCGGCGCTCAGCCATGCCATCCGCAAGATTGAACAGCAGCTTGGCGTCAAGATATGGCGCCGTGAGGGACGTTCCCTTGTGCTCAACCAGGCAGGCGAATGGCTGCTTTCTCTGGCGAACCGTCTGCTTCCTCAATTTGAGCTCGCGGAAAGCCGCCTTGAGCAGTTCGCAAATGGCGGGCGTGGCACACTCCGCATCGGCATGGAGTGTCATCCCTGCTATCAGTGGCTTCTGAAGGTGGTCTCCCCTTATTTGGAGAGGTGGCCCAAAGTTGATGTGGATGTGCGGCAGAAGTTCCAGTTTGGCGGTATTGGTGCGTTGTTCAGCAATGAAATCGATATCGTGGTCACGCCTGATCCGCTTTACAAACCTGGCCTGAAATTCACGCCGGTATTCGATTATGAACTTGTTCTGGCCGTTGGCCCTGGACATCCTCTGCGGAATGAGAAGTTTGTCTTGCCGGAGCAACTTGCGGGCGAAACATTGATCACCTATCCCGTTCCATCCGAGCGGTTGGATATCTATACACAGTTTCTGCAGCCTGCTGGTATTGGTCCGCGGCATCAGAAACAAATTGAAACCACTGATATCATGCTGGTGATGGTGGCACATGGACGGGGCGTTGCAGCACTTCCTCGCTGGCTTGTGGAAGAGTACGCTTCCCGCTTTGATCTTTATCCTGTGAAGCTTGGCAAGAAAGGCATTGCAAAACAGATATTTCTTGGTTGCCGCGAAACTGATGAAGAGATTCGATACCTGCAAGATTTTATCGAATTCGCCGCTTCACCTGATTCAGACACTTAA
- a CDS encoding type II toxin-antitoxin system RelB/DinJ family antitoxin, which translates to MSAVTFRVDETLKAAAVKKLSAQGISLSDALRDTLAYIAETGRSPVKRRLVTDEDAELIEIVRERLKNPAQKHRMTFAELKNRHRE; encoded by the coding sequence ATGTCTGCTGTTACATTCCGGGTAGATGAAACGCTGAAGGCAGCCGCAGTTAAGAAGTTGTCGGCTCAAGGCATTTCACTTTCTGACGCACTGCGCGATACGCTCGCGTATATTGCTGAAACGGGTCGCTCTCCCGTCAAGCGGAGGCTTGTCACAGACGAGGATGCGGAGCTTATCGAGATTGTGCGCGAACGCCTAAAAAACCCTGCCCAAAAGCATCGTATGACTTTTGCAGAGCTTAAGAACCGTCATCGCGAATGA
- a CDS encoding type II toxin-antitoxin system RelE/ParE family toxin, translating to MKEYCLEFDDRALREWDALDGSVRKKFEKKLEKLIWNPHSPGNELHRDLSGFYKIKLLKDGYRLVYQVIDERIVIYVIAVGRRADNEIYELASKRTE from the coding sequence ATGAAAGAGTATTGTCTTGAATTCGACGACAGAGCGCTCAGAGAGTGGGATGCTCTTGACGGCAGCGTGCGTAAGAAATTTGAAAAGAAGCTGGAAAAGCTGATCTGGAACCCTCACTCTCCAGGAAACGAACTGCATCGCGACCTATCAGGGTTTTATAAGATCAAGCTTCTGAAAGATGGTTACCGCCTTGTTTATCAGGTCATCGACGAACGGATCGTCATCTATGTAATTGCCGTTGGCCGGAGAGCCGATAATGAGATTTATGAACTGGCTTCGAAGCGAACAGAGTGA
- a CDS encoding sodium:proton antiporter has product MDTISLLALLLTLSAGFSILNHHTLRVPVTIGVLVFSLLTSLLVMILNPLIPAYDLQALPRSVLGAINLPAALLNGALSLLLFVGAMQVDVGHLRAKLMSVTALSILGTVLAVAFLAVAAWCVFPLLGHAVPFTWCIVLGAILAPTDPVSVVGMLKRLGLPGPLQAVFAGESLFNDGVGVVIFGVTIGLATGDSQGVGASEIAMSFCREALGGGLLGAITGWIALRVLKGQRDPHIDLLTSLALATGTFSIANQLGMSGAIAVVVAGLCFGTSYSHSIFDEVSRKELDIAWTLIDEVLNVLLFMLIGFEILEITPHLFTVLATLAVIPLSIAVRALSVLFSTLPVHLRQWERGRVLGILTWGGLRGGISVSLALGLPHGDLRDLLLPVCYGVVVFTIIVQGLTMERVARRLYPSIVSRPQ; this is encoded by the coding sequence ATGGATACCATCAGCCTTCTTGCTCTACTCCTGACGCTCTCGGCAGGCTTCAGCATTCTCAACCACCATACGTTGCGTGTTCCTGTCACGATCGGCGTTCTGGTCTTCTCATTGCTGACCTCGCTTCTGGTCATGATCCTGAACCCTCTGATCCCGGCCTATGACCTTCAGGCTCTCCCACGGTCTGTACTCGGCGCGATCAATCTGCCTGCGGCACTTCTGAACGGTGCCCTGTCGCTGCTGCTTTTTGTGGGAGCCATGCAGGTGGATGTCGGGCATCTGCGAGCAAAGCTGATGTCTGTGACCGCTCTCTCCATTCTGGGAACCGTTCTGGCCGTGGCGTTTCTGGCGGTCGCGGCGTGGTGTGTTTTCCCGCTGCTGGGCCATGCCGTTCCCTTTACATGGTGCATCGTGCTCGGCGCTATCCTCGCTCCGACAGACCCGGTTTCGGTCGTGGGAATGCTGAAACGTCTGGGACTGCCAGGACCGCTACAGGCCGTCTTTGCGGGCGAGAGCCTGTTCAATGACGGCGTGGGCGTCGTCATTTTCGGTGTGACGATCGGGCTGGCGACTGGAGACAGTCAAGGGGTGGGCGCTTCTGAGATTGCCATGAGCTTCTGCCGCGAAGCGCTCGGTGGTGGTCTTCTTGGAGCGATAACCGGGTGGATTGCTCTTCGTGTGCTCAAGGGACAGCGTGACCCGCATATTGATCTGCTGACCTCGCTGGCTCTGGCGACCGGAACCTTCAGCATCGCCAATCAGTTGGGGATGTCCGGTGCGATTGCCGTCGTCGTGGCCGGTCTCTGCTTCGGAACCAGCTACAGCCATTCCATTTTCGATGAAGTATCGCGCAAGGAACTCGACATTGCATGGACGCTGATTGACGAAGTGCTGAACGTCCTGCTGTTCATGCTCATCGGCTTTGAAATACTGGAGATCACGCCGCATCTGTTCACGGTTCTGGCGACGCTTGCCGTGATCCCGCTGTCCATTGCCGTGCGGGCATTGAGTGTGCTGTTCTCCACCCTGCCGGTTCATCTCCGGCAGTGGGAGCGGGGCCGTGTCCTCGGCATCCTGACATGGGGCGGCCTGCGTGGCGGCATCTCGGTTTCTCTGGCGCTTGGCCTGCCGCACGGAGACCTGCGTGATCTGCTGCTGCCTGTCTGTTACGGTGTCGTGGTGTTCACCATCATCGTGCAGGGGCTGACCATGGAGCGGGTCGCCCGCAGGCTCTATCCGTCAATCGTCTCCCGGCCGCAGTAA
- a CDS encoding YoaK family protein, with the protein MPSSLLPVSISARRVLILGLVAGYVDALSFVDLSGVFAGAMTGNTTHMGASFISGNWQHGLLLMGVLGVFFLAAILASLMRLLWSPACGVMVMTIFMVLAQAVQGSSLRYWGEFLVLPALLAVQGETIAKFSGTPMPTIVVTTNLLKAASGIAEWMASWIAPDRNIRPIAGSIFLPLLSWGAFLAGVMAAATGLALHGSFPFLWPVPFLVFLYRDIWKTERSGQDDN; encoded by the coding sequence ATGCCGTCTTCCCTTCTTCCCGTCTCGATTTCCGCCCGGCGGGTTCTCATTCTCGGGCTTGTCGCAGGCTATGTGGATGCCCTGAGTTTCGTCGATCTGAGCGGTGTCTTTGCCGGCGCGATGACCGGCAATACCACGCATATGGGCGCCTCGTTTATCAGTGGGAACTGGCAGCACGGCCTGCTTCTGATGGGTGTGCTGGGCGTATTTTTTCTTGCCGCTATTCTGGCCAGCCTGATGCGGCTGTTATGGTCGCCAGCTTGCGGGGTCATGGTCATGACGATCTTCATGGTTCTGGCGCAGGCGGTTCAGGGATCGTCCCTGCGTTACTGGGGAGAATTTCTCGTGCTTCCGGCACTTCTGGCCGTGCAGGGCGAAACGATCGCGAAATTCTCCGGCACGCCCATGCCCACGATCGTCGTGACGACAAACCTGTTAAAAGCCGCATCGGGAATTGCGGAATGGATGGCGTCATGGATTGCGCCGGACAGGAACATTCGCCCTATCGCAGGAAGCATTTTTCTGCCGCTACTTTCGTGGGGGGCTTTTCTGGCAGGCGTGATGGCCGCCGCTACGGGGCTGGCCCTGCACGGTAGTTTTCCGTTCCTCTGGCCCGTCCCTTTCCTTGTCTTTCTATACCGGGATATCTGGAAAACGGAGCGTTCCGGGCAGGACGATAATTGA